A window of the Butyricimonas virosa genome harbors these coding sequences:
- a CDS encoding sensor histidine kinase — translation MIRNITLRVLAYLLLLIVLVVATCYLLSEGEYIPGVATSILAVGCCFRVVWNVRSVNRKLAYFFQALENDDYSIHFPEYGGSHSERFLNGVLNRIKDILQNTRLEIQQREQYYELIINSVSSGIVALDERGFVTQNNQIALKLLGLEIFTHVNQLERVSPALKLLVTEIRPGESRRVTFTNERGSVQLFVSASRILLKDKPITLLVMNDIENELDEKEIDSWVRLIRVLSHEIMNSIAPVTSLSDTLLSMHSDPEITPDDLKRNTENGLKVISETGKGLISFVESYRKFTRIPRPERELINLNEFIQRAVILSSTEPNFPEVTIDVCIEPEDLKVFADPNLMGQVLLNLMKNAFYALRGREDAHITLSAEHGPTGKVLIRVRDNGPGISPEIMNEIFVPFFTTKEEGSGIGLSVSRQIMRMHGGNLKVSSIEGKETVFTIII, via the coding sequence ATGATAAGAAACATCACCTTGCGAGTATTGGCGTATTTGCTACTTCTGATCGTTCTGGTCGTGGCGACCTGTTATTTATTGTCGGAAGGTGAGTATATCCCGGGTGTTGCTACGTCAATACTTGCCGTGGGGTGTTGTTTTCGTGTCGTGTGGAATGTCCGATCCGTGAACCGGAAACTGGCTTACTTCTTTCAAGCCTTGGAAAACGACGATTATTCCATTCATTTTCCGGAATATGGCGGTAGCCATTCCGAGCGTTTTCTGAACGGGGTGTTGAACCGTATCAAGGATATTTTGCAGAATACCCGTTTGGAGATACAACAACGGGAGCAATATTACGAGTTGATCATAAACAGCGTGAGTTCCGGGATCGTGGCGTTGGACGAACGGGGATTCGTGACGCAAAATAATCAAATCGCTTTAAAATTGCTGGGATTGGAGATATTCACACACGTCAACCAGTTGGAACGAGTGTCCCCGGCCTTAAAACTACTGGTGACGGAAATTCGCCCCGGGGAAAGTCGGCGGGTGACTTTCACGAACGAACGGGGCTCCGTGCAATTATTCGTCAGTGCCTCCCGCATTTTATTAAAAGACAAGCCCATCACCTTGTTAGTCATGAATGACATCGAGAACGAACTTGACGAGAAAGAAATTGATTCTTGGGTACGCTTGATCCGGGTGTTATCGCACGAGATTATGAATTCGATCGCCCCCGTAACTTCTTTGAGCGACACGTTACTTTCCATGCACTCTGATCCGGAAATCACTCCCGACGACTTGAAACGCAACACGGAAAACGGGTTGAAGGTGATTAGTGAAACGGGCAAAGGGTTGATCTCTTTCGTGGAATCCTATCGTAAGTTTACCCGTATTCCTCGGCCTGAACGGGAATTGATCAACTTAAACGAATTTATCCAGCGGGCAGTGATCCTGAGCAGCACGGAACCGAATTTCCCGGAAGTCACGATTGATGTTTGCATTGAACCGGAAGACCTGAAGGTTTTTGCCGATCCGAACCTTATGGGACAAGTCCTTTTAAACTTGATGAAAAACGCATTTTACGCTTTGCGGGGTAGGGAAGATGCCCACATAACTCTCTCCGCCGAACACGGGCCGACGGGAAAGGTGTTGATCCGGGTACGGGACAATGGTCCCGGTATTTCCCCCGAAATCATGAACGAGATATTCGTCCCGTTCTTTACCACTAAAGAAGAGGGATCGGGTATCGGGCTAAGCGTCTCCCGCCAGATTATGCGAATGCATGGCGGCAATCTAAAAGTTTCATCCATAGAAGGTAAAGAAACGGTCTTCACGATTATTATCTGA
- a CDS encoding fimbrillin family protein, whose protein sequence is MKRREYILLSAALLIAFTSCDKSNPELVNESDRIDFVATPFHESFIQANQARGSETRNDNIQDFGVYAYYTADVFNPVSSTPNFMCNTQVRKTSNQWTYEPLMFWPNSGTLSFFAYSPYANQGDSYTSLSSTPSTEGYPQLAYTVPDDVTKQRDLLVSVPLIDQTKADVPAGGKLTLAFKHTLACVVFQAKMTAARELPVKVTSITFGQLKNKADFAYGDTPGTFSWTVTADATDKSYTLAIDNNLLENTDISTTASDYLSISPADSHLLLLPQGIDAGDEITVTVVYTLAAGETKTVTKTAPLSDLIKNELEAGKRYSINILVSALADVTLTCSVEEWTPKTVNMPDFK, encoded by the coding sequence ATGAAAAGAAGAGAATACATTTTATTGTCGGCTGCATTACTGATCGCGTTCACATCGTGCGACAAAAGTAACCCGGAACTTGTTAACGAAAGTGACAGAATAGATTTCGTCGCCACGCCATTCCACGAATCCTTCATCCAAGCTAATCAAGCCCGAGGAAGCGAAACAAGGAACGACAATATACAAGATTTCGGTGTATACGCCTACTACACAGCCGATGTTTTTAATCCGGTGTCAAGTACCCCGAATTTCATGTGCAACACTCAAGTGAGAAAGACAAGTAACCAATGGACGTACGAGCCTCTCATGTTCTGGCCGAATAGCGGGACATTGTCATTTTTCGCTTATTCACCCTATGCGAACCAAGGAGATTCGTACACCTCTTTAAGTTCAACCCCTTCTACAGAGGGGTATCCCCAACTGGCTTACACGGTACCGGATGACGTGACGAAACAACGGGACCTGCTGGTGTCCGTCCCCCTGATCGATCAAACGAAAGCGGACGTACCCGCCGGAGGAAAACTGACTCTGGCGTTCAAGCACACGCTCGCCTGCGTGGTGTTCCAGGCCAAAATGACAGCCGCACGCGAGCTTCCGGTGAAAGTGACATCCATCACCTTCGGGCAACTGAAAAACAAAGCCGACTTCGCTTACGGCGACACCCCGGGAACATTCTCGTGGACGGTAACCGCCGACGCCACCGACAAATCCTACACGCTCGCCATCGATAACAACCTGCTAGAGAACACGGATATCTCGACGACAGCATCGGATTACCTTTCCATCTCCCCTGCCGACTCGCACTTGTTGCTATTGCCTCAAGGCATAGACGCAGGTGACGAAATCACGGTAACGGTGGTCTACACGCTTGCCGCGGGAGAAACCAAGACCGTAACCAAAACCGCCCCGCTAAGCGACCTTATAAAAAACGAGCTGGAAGCGGGAAAACGCTATTCAATAAACATCCTCGTTTCTGCCTTGGCAGATGTCACGCTAACATGCTCGGTAGAAGAGTGGACCCCAAAAACTGTTAATATGCCCGATTTCAAATAA
- a CDS encoding sigma-54-dependent transcriptional regulator, producing MAKQGTILVVDDNKAVLNALEMLLAGVFREVITLRTPNQIEAILESGRVDVVLLDMNFSAGINTGNEGLYWLSRIKEYAAEIPVVLFTAYADIDLAVRAVKEGATDFVVKPWDNAKLVATLLAAYRLHESRREVKQLKAKEEVLKGQLSPERTVVWGESDVMRRVRQLIEKVAVTDANVLITGENGTGKEIVAREIHALSGRKEEVMISVDMGAITETLFESELFGHVKGAFTDAREDRVGKFEAANKGTLFLDEIGNLSYALQSKLLATLQSRKVIRVGSNKPIDVDIRLICATNSDLPRMVKEGTFREDLLYRINTIHVEVPPLRERGNDILLLAEAFLRDYGRKYRKPDLSFSGETRQRLLGYSWPGNVRELQHTVEKAVIMCDRQVLTPEDFLFKSEPGEMAPLETLEDMEREMIRKALERHEGNLSAVASRLGITRQTLYNKMKKFNL from the coding sequence ATGGCGAAACAGGGAACCATACTGGTCGTGGACGACAACAAGGCCGTGCTGAACGCTTTGGAGATGTTGTTGGCAGGAGTATTCCGGGAAGTGATCACGCTCAGAACTCCGAACCAGATCGAAGCCATCCTCGAATCGGGACGGGTAGATGTGGTGTTGTTGGATATGAATTTCTCGGCGGGTATCAATACCGGGAACGAGGGACTTTACTGGTTGTCAAGGATTAAGGAATATGCTGCGGAGATTCCCGTGGTTTTATTCACGGCTTACGCGGATATTGATTTGGCAGTGAGGGCGGTGAAGGAAGGGGCGACAGATTTTGTTGTCAAACCTTGGGATAATGCCAAGTTAGTGGCCACCTTGTTGGCTGCCTATCGTTTGCACGAATCCCGACGGGAAGTGAAACAACTTAAAGCAAAGGAAGAGGTGCTGAAAGGGCAGCTTTCCCCCGAACGGACAGTCGTGTGGGGAGAGTCGGATGTCATGCGTCGGGTACGTCAATTAATTGAAAAGGTGGCGGTCACGGATGCAAACGTGTTGATTACCGGGGAAAACGGTACGGGAAAAGAGATTGTGGCACGCGAAATTCACGCCCTCTCGGGACGAAAAGAGGAGGTGATGATCTCCGTGGACATGGGAGCGATCACGGAAACCCTTTTCGAAAGTGAGTTGTTCGGTCACGTGAAAGGAGCTTTCACCGATGCACGGGAAGACCGTGTCGGGAAATTCGAGGCGGCAAACAAGGGTACGTTGTTTCTGGATGAAATCGGAAACTTGTCATACGCCCTGCAATCCAAGCTACTGGCAACCCTGCAAAGCCGGAAAGTGATCCGGGTGGGATCGAATAAACCGATTGATGTCGACATCCGTCTGATCTGTGCCACGAATAGCGACTTACCCCGAATGGTCAAAGAAGGCACTTTCCGGGAAGATTTACTTTATCGCATTAACACGATCCACGTGGAAGTTCCCCCGTTACGGGAAAGAGGGAATGACATACTGTTACTGGCAGAGGCCTTTTTACGGGATTATGGCAGGAAATACCGGAAACCCGATCTGTCCTTTTCCGGCGAGACTCGGCAACGACTGCTGGGATATTCATGGCCGGGAAACGTGCGGGAATTACAGCACACCGTGGAAAAAGCCGTGATCATGTGTGATCGACAAGTACTCACCCCAGAAGATTTCCTGTTCAAAAGCGAACCGGGCGAGATGGCTCCTTTAGAAACCCTTGAAGATATGGAACGGGAGATGATCCGCAAGGCTTTGGAACGGCACGAGGGCAATTTGTCGGCTGTTGCTTCCCGGCTGGGAATCACCCGGCAAACCCTGTATAACAAGATGAAAAAATTCAATTTGTAA
- a CDS encoding fimbrillin family protein: MKKNLLYALTAVAMLTGCAKSDVVDSEINKEGNLIGFSTYKNISRGNPVDDNSEFLTKGNTFGVTAFINTEGVTSPYMGITTEGIEIISDGTKWTYANTSDQAYWPTKDETLDFYAYAPYNHPSTTKTFDKANGLTLEYTVPAEEAKQVDLMYASALEQTKPTDKNSVTLPFKHALTQVHFKVGTKTTNLKVDIAANGIQIHNLKNSGSLTMKSNQIDDAAWTLTGDATAKYTVTSDAVTGDYTDGTEANPYTEIGNANNALMLLPQEFVAGDGTAENTGAYLTISCKIYQVLADGTTKIYLHGDAEAFAPITVGISSALPAEEGGEATQIWQRNKKVTYNLLFGAGDGVLFPIEFATEVEEWQPADGGVIEPK, encoded by the coding sequence ATGAAGAAAAACTTATTGTACGCACTAACAGCGGTAGCCATGCTTACCGGTTGTGCGAAAAGCGACGTCGTTGATTCGGAAATCAACAAGGAAGGAAACCTGATCGGGTTCTCGACCTATAAGAACATATCGAGAGGTAACCCGGTGGATGACAATAGCGAATTCTTGACAAAGGGCAACACGTTCGGTGTAACCGCATTTATCAATACCGAGGGGGTTACCTCCCCGTACATGGGAATCACCACTGAAGGTATCGAGATTATATCCGATGGTACAAAATGGACATATGCGAATACTTCCGATCAAGCGTACTGGCCCACGAAGGACGAAACGCTTGATTTTTACGCTTACGCCCCGTATAATCATCCTTCCACGACTAAAACGTTCGATAAGGCAAACGGCTTGACGCTAGAGTACACCGTGCCTGCCGAGGAAGCAAAACAAGTGGATCTGATGTACGCATCGGCTCTTGAGCAAACAAAACCTACAGACAAAAACAGCGTAACCCTGCCATTCAAGCACGCCTTAACCCAGGTGCATTTCAAGGTCGGGACTAAAACCACGAACTTGAAGGTGGATATAGCAGCAAACGGTATCCAGATTCATAACTTGAAAAACTCGGGAAGTTTAACCATGAAAAGCAACCAAATAGATGATGCTGCGTGGACATTAACCGGTGATGCAACCGCGAAATATACGGTTACTTCAGATGCGGTAACGGGAGATTATACTGATGGTACCGAAGCAAATCCCTATACCGAAATCGGAAATGCAAATAATGCTTTGATGTTGTTACCTCAAGAATTCGTGGCAGGTGACGGAACAGCGGAAAACACAGGAGCCTACCTGACAATCTCTTGCAAAATCTACCAAGTACTTGCTGATGGGACAACCAAAATCTACTTACATGGTGACGCTGAGGCATTTGCTCCCATCACAGTTGGAATTTCCAGTGCACTCCCTGCGGAGGAAGGTGGAGAAGCTACTCAAATTTGGCAAAGAAACAAGAAAGTTACTTACAACTTGCTGTTCGGAGCCGGTGATGGTGTTTTGTTCCCTATCGAATTCGCAACCGAGGTTGAAGAATGGCAACCTGCTGATGGTGGTGTCATTGAACCCAAATAA
- a CDS encoding DUF3575 domain-containing protein: protein MTRVCAQEHRHKIDSVNNIVLYFKIDGAILDSTYMGNSKSLKKLDELIKNKLIISNLDSIIIVASSSPDGNEVYNLNLSKKRAESVKTYITGKYPMIKNKLIRALYTGENWTDFKRMIETDKNIPYREKLISIINSNRENGAKEWLIKTLANGEPWRYIKKNFLPQLRAGAVCVIYYKREPVKETPKEVQKEEEKVLTPPWEPEPVTSSTPVIITKPLFAIKTNLLYDALSAVNLEIEVPVGKRWSVAAEGIFPWWKASRADWTMQLLAGHATVKYWLGDRDARDVLTGWNIGLYGGAGKYDLQFFDKDGEQGDFFDAGIQGAYAHKIGKCFRMEYSLGVGYLQRDSKKYDKANDTMHGDIKVFRYPWEVKRRQWFGPTSAKISLVWLLNKKTVKKEGGVK from the coding sequence ATGACACGTGTTTGTGCTCAAGAACATCGACACAAAATAGATTCTGTCAATAATATTGTATTATATTTTAAAATTGACGGGGCTATTTTGGACAGCACGTACATGGGGAACAGCAAATCGTTGAAAAAACTGGACGAATTAATTAAAAACAAATTAATCATATCCAATCTAGATTCAATTATAATCGTAGCATCCTCATCTCCCGACGGAAATGAAGTCTATAATCTAAACTTGTCGAAAAAACGAGCAGAGAGTGTCAAAACTTACATTACGGGGAAATACCCAATGATTAAAAATAAATTAATTCGGGCACTATACACGGGTGAAAATTGGACTGATTTTAAACGCATGATCGAAACGGATAAAAATATCCCGTATCGTGAAAAATTAATTTCCATCATAAACTCCAACCGTGAAAACGGGGCTAAGGAATGGTTAATCAAAACGTTGGCAAACGGGGAACCCTGGCGTTATATAAAGAAAAATTTTCTGCCACAATTACGTGCAGGAGCTGTTTGCGTGATTTATTACAAGCGTGAACCGGTCAAAGAAACGCCAAAAGAGGTGCAAAAGGAAGAAGAAAAAGTGCTCACCCCTCCCTGGGAACCGGAACCCGTGACATCTTCAACCCCGGTGATCATCACGAAACCTTTGTTCGCCATTAAAACGAATTTACTCTATGATGCGCTTTCAGCCGTGAACCTGGAGATAGAGGTACCCGTCGGGAAACGGTGGTCGGTAGCGGCGGAAGGCATATTCCCGTGGTGGAAAGCCTCGCGAGCTGACTGGACGATGCAACTACTGGCGGGACACGCCACGGTGAAGTATTGGCTCGGGGACCGCGACGCGAGAGACGTGCTCACGGGATGGAATATTGGATTGTACGGGGGAGCCGGGAAATACGACCTGCAATTTTTCGACAAAGACGGGGAACAGGGTGATTTCTTCGATGCGGGAATCCAAGGAGCCTACGCCCACAAGATCGGCAAATGCTTCCGCATGGAGTACAGTCTCGGCGTGGGTTATTTGCAAAGAGATAGTAAGAAATATGATAAAGCGAACGACACGATGCACGGGGACATTAAAGTTTTCAGGTATCCATGGGAAGTCAAAAGACGGCAATGGTTCGGGCCCACGTCTGCGAAAATTTCACTCGTGTGGTTGTTAAACAAAAAAACAGTAAAGAAAGAAGGAGGTGTGAAATGA
- a CDS encoding DUF5119 domain-containing protein: MRNIAYIAGLCFALVCSSCDRDRLYYATEEHGFVRLNVNWQPAQLEPNGISVYVFDRKNGKAVGKCRVCSDPNTIDIALPVGKFDLLLVNNTEEELAAINFTDIDNLSTFKACLAANEEPLYSSLLSKAEGTTRSAYLTECDILASALAKEIEISPRDIHYFKEKPAAGAYEISRTVEVIPERRTELIDIEIKVTNITSAAGAPRSHLTAMCEGVNMETASKYGNSVTHEFVLNNKRMDPDNHKVGTISKKLVSFGPEQENDACVNRHQLVMHFVLVNGETHTVTLDVRDLIKTSHDETQRVHKIRAEITLPEAIGNGDGVFDPDIEEWEEIETELPI, translated from the coding sequence ATGAGAAATATAGCTTATATCGCGGGGCTTTGTTTCGCTCTTGTCTGTTCTTCTTGCGACAGAGACAGGCTGTATTACGCCACGGAAGAACACGGGTTCGTACGCCTGAATGTCAACTGGCAGCCGGCACAACTGGAACCGAACGGGATATCGGTCTACGTGTTTGACCGCAAGAACGGGAAAGCTGTCGGCAAATGCCGGGTATGCAGTGACCCCAACACGATAGACATCGCCCTCCCCGTGGGAAAATTCGACCTGCTGCTCGTCAACAACACGGAAGAGGAGCTGGCGGCAATCAACTTCACGGATATCGACAACCTGTCGACATTCAAAGCCTGCCTGGCGGCTAACGAAGAACCGCTATACTCCAGCCTTCTCTCGAAAGCGGAAGGGACAACCAGAAGCGCCTACCTGACGGAATGTGATATCCTTGCGAGCGCGCTCGCAAAGGAGATAGAGATCTCCCCGCGAGACATCCACTATTTCAAGGAAAAACCGGCGGCGGGGGCGTACGAGATAAGCCGCACCGTCGAGGTCATCCCGGAACGGCGGACGGAATTGATCGACATCGAGATCAAGGTGACGAACATCACGTCGGCGGCAGGGGCTCCGCGTTCCCACCTGACGGCCATGTGCGAGGGCGTGAACATGGAAACGGCGTCCAAATACGGGAACAGCGTCACGCACGAGTTCGTGCTGAATAACAAACGCATGGATCCCGACAACCACAAGGTGGGCACGATATCGAAAAAACTGGTTTCCTTCGGGCCGGAACAGGAGAACGACGCCTGCGTCAATAGGCACCAACTCGTCATGCACTTCGTGCTGGTGAACGGGGAAACCCATACCGTCACGCTGGATGTGCGGGACTTGATAAAAACGTCGCACGACGAGACCCAACGTGTTCACAAGATCAGGGCGGAAATCACTCTCCCGGAAGCTATCGGTAACGGCGACGGGGTGTTCGACCCCGACATCGAGGAGTGGGAAGAGATTGAAACGGAATTACCAATTTAA